The nucleotide sequence AGCGCATTCTCGTGCTGACCGTGAGTTGCACGGCCAGTGCATGATTACACCTGAAGCACAAAAAGAAATACAAGCATTACAAGCTAAGCACCCGACAGCAAAAGTTATGCTTATTGCTGAAAAAGGCACGATGGGCGTTGGTTCTTCTCGTATGTCTGGTGTTAACAACGTGGCACTTTGGGCTGGTAAACAAGCAAGTCCATACGTACCATTTATTAACATTGCACCTGTAGTTGCGGGTACTAACGGTATTTCTCCAATCTTCTTAACGACTGTTGATGTTACTGGTGGTATTGGTCTTGATCTTAAAAACTGGGTTAAGAAAGTAGATGCAAACGGTAATAACGTTGTTGACGAAAATGGCGATGCTGTTTTAGAAGAAGCATACTCAGTTGCCACTGGTACTGTGTTAACAATTGATACTAAAGCGAAGAAACTATTAAACGGTGATAAAGAACTAGCTGACATATCTTCAGCCTTTACCCCGCAAAAAGTAGAATTCATGAAAGCTGGCGGTTCTTACGCGGTTGTATTTGGTAAGAAACTACAAACCTTTGCCTCTGAAGCTTTAGGTGTAGCAACTAAACTTGTTTATGCTGCTTCGAAAGAGATCTCACATGCAGGTCAAGGCCTGACAGCCGTTGAAAAAATATTCAACAGAAATGCTGTTGGTGTTCTTTCTGAAACCGATCTTCATGCCGGTTCAGATGTGCGCGTTAAAGTGAACATTGTTGGTTCACAAGATACTACCGGCCCGATGACTTGCCAAGAGCTAGAAGCGATGGCAGCATCAACTATCTCTCCTTTAGTTGACGGTGCATACCAATCGGGTTGTCACACTGCATCAGTTTGGGATAGTAAAGCTAAAGCGAACATTCCTAAACTTATGAGCTTCATGAACAAGTTTGGCCTTATCACAGCTCGTGATCCTAAGGGTGTATATCCTGCGATGACTGATGTTATTCATAAAGTATTGAATGACCTTACAGTTGATGACAGAGCGATCATCATTGGTGGTGACTCGCATACTCGTATGTCTAAAGGTGTAGCATTTGGCGCTGACTCAGGTACTGTTGCGATTGCACTGGCGACAGGTGAAGCGGCTATGCCAATTCCAGAATCTGTTAAAGTTACCTTTAAAGGCAAAATGCAAGGTCACATGGATTTCCGTGATGTTGTACATGCTACACAAGCACAAATGCTTAAACAGTTTGGTGGTGAGAACGTATTCCAAGGCCGTATCATCGAAGTACATATTGGTACGTTAATGGCTGACCAAGCATTCACCTTCACTGATTGGTCTGCAGAAATGAAAGCGAAAGCTTCAATCTGTATTTCAAATAATGAAACCTTAATTAAATCAATCGAGCTTGCTAAGAGCCGTATCCAAATCATGATCGAAAAGGGTATGGAAAACGAAGCTAAAACGCTTAACGGTTTAATCGCATTAGCTGACAAGCGTATTGAAGAAGTTAAATCAGGCACTAGTCCAGCACTAGCACCTGACGACGCCGCTAAATACTATGCAGAAGTTGTTATCGATTTAGATGTTATCGACCAACCAATGATTGCTGACCCTGATGTAAACAACGATGATGCATCTAAGCGTTACACGCATGATGTTATTCGTCCAGTATCATACTATGACGGCAAAACTGTCGACTTAGCCTTTGTAGGCTCTTGTATGGTGCACAAAGGTGACATGCAAATCATCGCTCAAATGTTACGTAACATTGAAAAACAAAATGGCAATGTAGAATTTAAAGTGCCATTAGTTGTTGCGCCACCAACTTACAACATTGTTGATGAACTTAAAGCTGAAGGCGATTGGGATATTTTACGTAAATATTCTGGTTTTGAATTTGATGATGCTAACCCGAAAGGTGCTGCACGTACTAAGTACGAAAACATCATGTATTTAGAACGCCCTGGTTGTAACTTATGTATGGGTAACCAAGAAAAAGCTGAACCTGGCGATACGGTTATCGCTACATCAACGCGTTTATTCCAAGGTCGTGTTGTAGCCGATACTGCTGAGAAAAAAGGTGAATCATTACTAGGTTCAACACCTTTAGTTGTGCTTTCAGCGGTACTTGGTCGCTTCCCAACACTCGAAGAATATAAAGCTGCTGTTGAAGGTATTGACTTAACTCGCTTCGCTCCTCCTACAGAAGAGATGAGCACTAAGTACGTACCAATTAAAATGGTATAAGCTTAGCCTATAGGTTTAGCTAACATGACTCGTTAACGTTAGCTAAACTCGGTGTTCGACTCAATAATTAATTCAAGCGTTGAGAGATAACACTGAAGGTTAAATACGAAAAAAGGTGACTTAATATAAGTCACCTTTTTTTATGTCTTCGCGAAATTGATATTAGTAAAACAGTGCTAGTAAGCAGTAAGATTAATTTAGCATCACAATACAGCTCATCGCGCTGTCTTATTACTTACTACTTATGACTTGTTATTTGCTATCAACAGCAGAAGTACATCAAAAACATTATGGATTAGGACACTCAATATTCGCTGATAATGACGGCATGATCATATTAGGAAATGACAATTTATCGTCAAAGCGCTCTACCCCTTTCAGTACTTCAATTTTAAAACCGTAACTTTTACATATATATAA is from Colwellia sp. Arc7-635 and encodes:
- a CDS encoding bifunctional aconitate hydratase 2/2-methylisocitrate dehydratase, yielding MSLYLEYIAEIENRKNELGLAPKPIDSAELLAEIIEQIKDQGHAHREDSLNFFIYNTLPGTTSAAGQKAAFLKKIILGEEVVAEITSEFAFELLSHMKGGPSIGVLLDLALSDDVALSTPASEVLKTQVFLYDADTARIEAAFKAGNAVAKDLLESYAEAEFFTKLPNIAEKIDVVTYIAGEGDISTDLLSPGHQAHSRADRELHGQCMITPEAQKEIQALQAKHPTAKVMLIAEKGTMGVGSSRMSGVNNVALWAGKQASPYVPFINIAPVVAGTNGISPIFLTTVDVTGGIGLDLKNWVKKVDANGNNVVDENGDAVLEEAYSVATGTVLTIDTKAKKLLNGDKELADISSAFTPQKVEFMKAGGSYAVVFGKKLQTFASEALGVATKLVYAASKEISHAGQGLTAVEKIFNRNAVGVLSETDLHAGSDVRVKVNIVGSQDTTGPMTCQELEAMAASTISPLVDGAYQSGCHTASVWDSKAKANIPKLMSFMNKFGLITARDPKGVYPAMTDVIHKVLNDLTVDDRAIIIGGDSHTRMSKGVAFGADSGTVAIALATGEAAMPIPESVKVTFKGKMQGHMDFRDVVHATQAQMLKQFGGENVFQGRIIEVHIGTLMADQAFTFTDWSAEMKAKASICISNNETLIKSIELAKSRIQIMIEKGMENEAKTLNGLIALADKRIEEVKSGTSPALAPDDAAKYYAEVVIDLDVIDQPMIADPDVNNDDASKRYTHDVIRPVSYYDGKTVDLAFVGSCMVHKGDMQIIAQMLRNIEKQNGNVEFKVPLVVAPPTYNIVDELKAEGDWDILRKYSGFEFDDANPKGAARTKYENIMYLERPGCNLCMGNQEKAEPGDTVIATSTRLFQGRVVADTAEKKGESLLGSTPLVVLSAVLGRFPTLEEYKAAVEGIDLTRFAPPTEEMSTKYVPIKMV